Proteins found in one Silene latifolia isolate original U9 population unplaced genomic scaffold, ASM4854445v1 scaffold_20.1, whole genome shotgun sequence genomic segment:
- the LOC141638407 gene encoding uncharacterized protein LOC141638407 — MKVTEKETDKLIWDQSPKMGSNHHHQPTTRNTVFPKLILTLILFVSLTYFVYTIRLVSNPSPCHFPEQLDPFLRLSHATPDDAEVADDSSYRNNTQIDRVRHVQEIAPEPTNISHIVFGIGASAKLWNKRKNYIKIWYNESEMRGIVWLDRKIKSKPEDKLPELRVSDDTSKFGYANKQGHRSAIRISRIISETLKLGLENVRWFVMGDDDTVFVTENLVRVLQKYDHTQYYYIGSNSESHLQNIYFSYAMAYGGGGFAISYPLAVALEKMQDRCIQRYPALYGSDDRMQACMAELGVPLTKELGFHQYDVYGNLFGLLAAHPVTPLVTLHHLDVVEPIFPNVTQAQALRRLAIPMKLDSAGLMQQSVCYYKSKKWTIAVSWGFAIQIIKGILSPREMEMPTRTFLNWYKRADYTAYAFNTRPVARNPCQKPYVYYLSKARFEEETNQTVTEYLLRQESHPLCRWKMIEPSIFERVIVYKKPDPELWARSPRRNCCRVMDSTKKGTMELEVGVCREDEVIEIL, encoded by the exons ATGAAAGTTACCGAAAAGGAAACAGATAAACTAATTTGGGATCAATCACCAAAAATGGGTtcaaatcatcatcatcaaccaacTACTAGAAATACTGTATTCCCTAAACTAATCCTCACTTTAATCCTCTTTGTTTCCTTAACTTACTTCGTCTACACTATTCGCCTCGTTTCGAACCCCAGTCCATGCCACTTCCCCGAACAATTAGACCCCTTTCTCCGCCTCTCCCACGCTACACCTGACGACGCCGAAGTAGCAGATGACAGTAGTTACCGTAATAATACCCAAATTGACCGGGTCCGCCATGTTCAGGAAATTGCTCCCGAACCTACTAATATTTCTCATATTGTCTTTGGCATTGGCGCTTCCGCTAAGCTATGGAACAAGCGCAAGAACTACATCAAGATTTG GTACAATGAATCGGAGATGAGAGGCATTGTATGGTTAGACAGAAAAATCAAGTCAAAACCCGAAGACAAGCTACCGGAGCTCCGAGTCTCCGACGATACATCGAAATTCGGGTATGCGAACAAACAAGGACATAGATCAGCGATTCGGATCTCTAGAATCATCTCAGAAACCCTAAAATTAGGGTTAGAGAATGTACGGTGGTTCGTGATGGGTGACGACGACACCGTTTTTGTGACGGAGAATTTGGTGCGGGTTTTACAGAAGTATGATCACACGCAGTATTATTATATTGGGAGTAATTCCGAGAGTCATTTGCAGAACATTTATTTTTCGTATGCAATGGCGTATGGTGGTGGCGGTTTCGCGATAAGTTATCCGTTGGCGGTGGCGTTGGAGAAGATGCAGGATAGGTGTATTCAGAGGTATCCTGCTCTTTATGGTTCTGATGATCGGATGCAAGCTTGCATGGCTGAACTCGGTGTTCCGCTTACTAAAGAACTCGGTTTTCACCAG TATGACGTGTATGGGAACTTGTTTGGACTACTAGCTGCGCACCCTGTGACACCATTGGTTACTCTGCATCATTTAGACGTGGTTGAGCCCATTTTCCCAAATGTAACTCAGGCGCAAGCCTTGCGACGGCTTGCAATTCCAATGAAATTAGACTCAGCTGGACTCATGCAGCAATCGGTATGCTATTACAAATCCAAGAAATGGACTATCGCGGTCTCATGGGGTTTTGCTATTCAGATTATTAAAGGTATCTTATCACCCCGGGAAATGGAGATGCCAACAAGGACGTTCTTGAATTGGTATAAGAGGGCGGACTACACAGCTTATGCATTCAACACTCGGCCCGTGGCTCGAAATCCTTGCCAAAAGCCCTATGTGTATTACTTGTCGAAAGCAAGATTTGAGGAGGAGACGAATCAGACGGTGACCGAGTATTTACTAAGACAGGAATCCCACCCCCTCTGCCGTTGGAAAATGATCGAGCCATCAATATTCGAAAGAGTGATAGTCTACAAGAAACCAGATCCAGAATTGTGGGCTAGG TCTCCTCGGAGGAATTGCTGCAGAGTAATGGATTCGACGAAGAAAGGAACCATGGAGTTAGAAGTAGGTGTATGTAGGGAAGATGAGGTAATTGAAATTTTATGA